A portion of the Corynebacterium occultum genome contains these proteins:
- a CDS encoding hydantoinase B/oxoprolinase family protein, translated as MTLNAVELEIARNRLESIAEEVGTALIRTAYSPNIKDRRDCSAGIYGPDGELISQAEHIPLHLGLMPTLIRTTLAEYGAQRLRPGDVLLTNNPYLGGSHLPDMCVITPVFQEDRIVAVIANMAHHVDVGGQTPGSMSTRSTEIFQEGIRIPPLKLFARGELQEELLQLLLMNIRTRDKTRGDLMAQVAANRLGTRRVQELLEEWGVAGFHTACHALVDYAERRTRSAIRELPDGRGSFTDHLEHTGVHPEQLPIAATVTVRGDEIEVDFSDTCDQVPGAVNCSRAVATACVAYVLKSLSDPSLPSNAGLTHPIKVITRPGSLVHAVFPAPVAHGNIQTSQRIVDTLFGAFETFTQGLVPAASSGSMSMLTIGGMDPSSGEYYSYVETYGGGQGAFPDQAGASATHTHMTNTRNTPCEVIEREYPLLVESYRILPDTGGDGRHRGGNGLERTLRLRSGSAIVTVGTERVSSGPWGLHGGEPGTPAGVQHHGTEGVRDLESMSRVELRAGEAISIRTAGGGGYGASISGS; from the coding sequence ATGACACTTAATGCCGTGGAACTCGAGATCGCCCGCAACCGGCTGGAATCCATCGCCGAGGAGGTCGGCACCGCCCTGATCCGCACTGCCTACAGCCCCAACATCAAGGACCGGCGGGACTGCTCCGCCGGCATCTACGGCCCCGACGGGGAACTGATATCCCAGGCTGAACACATCCCCCTCCACCTCGGACTCATGCCCACCCTGATCCGCACCACCCTGGCCGAATACGGGGCACAACGACTCCGCCCGGGGGATGTGCTGTTGACCAACAACCCTTACCTCGGTGGCTCCCACCTGCCCGACATGTGCGTGATCACCCCGGTCTTCCAGGAAGACCGGATCGTGGCGGTGATCGCCAACATGGCCCACCACGTTGATGTCGGCGGTCAGACACCGGGATCCATGTCCACCCGATCCACCGAGATCTTCCAGGAGGGCATCCGGATCCCGCCCCTGAAACTCTTCGCCCGAGGAGAACTACAGGAAGAGCTGCTCCAACTGCTGTTGATGAATATCCGCACCAGAGACAAGACCCGCGGGGACCTCATGGCACAGGTGGCGGCCAACCGGCTGGGCACCCGGCGCGTACAGGAACTGCTGGAAGAGTGGGGTGTGGCGGGCTTCCACACCGCCTGCCACGCCCTGGTCGACTACGCCGAGCGGCGCACCCGGTCCGCCATCCGCGAACTTCCCGACGGCCGGGGCAGCTTCACCGACCACCTCGAACACACCGGGGTGCATCCTGAGCAGCTGCCCATCGCCGCCACCGTCACGGTCCGCGGAGATGAGATCGAGGTGGACTTCTCCGACACCTGCGATCAGGTGCCTGGGGCGGTGAACTGTTCCCGGGCGGTGGCCACCGCCTGCGTGGCCTATGTGCTCAAATCCCTGAGCGATCCCAGCCTGCCCTCCAACGCGGGCCTCACCCACCCCATCAAGGTGATCACCCGCCCCGGCAGCCTGGTGCACGCCGTCTTTCCCGCACCGGTGGCACACGGCAATATCCAGACCTCCCAGCGCATCGTGGACACCCTCTTCGGTGCCTTCGAAACCTTCACCCAGGGCCTGGTTCCGGCAGCCTCCTCCGGCTCGATGAGCATGCTCACCATCGGGGGAATGGACCCTTCAAGCGGGGAGTACTACTCCTATGTGGAGACCTACGGCGGGGGGCAGGGTGCCTTCCCCGACCAGGCTGGTGCCAGCGCCACCCACACCCACATGACCAACACCCGCAACACCCCCTGCGAGGTCATTGAGCGGGAATATCCACTGCTGGTGGAGAGCTACCGCATTCTGCCGGACACCGGTGGGGACGGTCGGCACCGGGGTGGGAACGGCCTGGAAAGAACACTGCGGCTCAGGTCAGGCAGCGCCATCGTCACCGTCGGTACCGAAAGAGTCAGCAGCGGACCCTGGGGCCTGCATGGTGGGGAACCCGGCACGCCAGCCGGGGTGCAGCACCATGGCACCGAGGGTGTGCGTGACCTGGAATCAATGTCCCGGGTGGAATTGCGCG
- a CDS encoding aminotransferase class V-fold PLP-dependent enzyme, with protein MAYDVARVRGLYVSLSDGWTYLNAHACPQIPERVSAAVARSFRLSPGLADSEPTSGTHSRAGRVGRLEGEHYLDAARLSVADLVGAAPEQVVLGPSLPVLYHSLARAMRPLLRHNSSIVLSRLDQAVLTAAFEGLNAGVRWAQPDLATGALPGFQYADLVDGSTRLVALSHAHELLGTVAPVAEICEIVRDRSRAWVLVDATAVAPYRPLSAAELGADILGLDLAALGGPQLAALVFRDSRMFRRLDSLNPHAAGDSAAKLESPISTGLAGGVAATVDHLADLVISRGTRSTRLQHSMRELEDYLEHLAADLQMSLGNLASVHILGVTGEAANGGISDRIPRLSFAVRDVPAETVHQRLIDNGLVTTLCPTSPLLSEMGVEEIGGAVTVSLGPFNTSADVDNLVRVLASLA; from the coding sequence ATGGCCTATGACGTGGCTCGGGTTCGCGGGCTCTACGTCTCGTTGAGCGATGGGTGGACCTACCTCAACGCACATGCGTGTCCGCAGATCCCGGAGCGGGTCTCGGCGGCGGTGGCCCGTTCCTTCCGACTCTCACCCGGCCTGGCGGACAGTGAGCCCACCTCCGGCACCCACTCCCGGGCGGGTCGGGTTGGCCGCCTGGAGGGGGAGCACTACCTCGATGCTGCCCGCCTGTCGGTGGCGGATCTGGTGGGTGCCGCCCCGGAACAGGTGGTGCTGGGCCCCAGCCTGCCGGTGCTCTATCACAGCCTGGCCAGGGCAATGCGCCCCCTGCTGCGCCATAATTCCTCCATCGTGCTCAGCCGCCTCGACCAGGCGGTGCTCACCGCAGCTTTCGAGGGGTTGAACGCCGGGGTGCGTTGGGCCCAGCCAGATCTGGCCACCGGTGCCCTGCCCGGTTTCCAATATGCGGACCTGGTGGATGGCAGCACCCGGCTGGTCGCCCTCTCCCACGCCCATGAGCTGCTGGGCACGGTCGCCCCGGTGGCGGAGATCTGCGAGATCGTCCGGGACCGCTCCCGGGCCTGGGTGCTGGTGGACGCTACCGCGGTGGCCCCCTACCGGCCGTTGAGTGCGGCGGAGCTGGGGGCGGACATCCTGGGCCTGGACCTCGCCGCCCTGGGGGGCCCACAGCTGGCAGCCCTGGTGTTCCGTGACAGCCGCATGTTCCGCCGCCTGGATTCCCTGAACCCCCACGCGGCGGGGGATTCGGCCGCGAAGCTGGAGTCCCCGATCTCCACCGGTCTGGCCGGGGGTGTGGCCGCCACCGTGGATCATCTCGCGGATCTGGTGATCTCCCGTGGCACCCGCAGCACCCGCCTGCAGCATTCGATGCGGGAACTTGAGGACTATCTGGAGCATCTCGCCGCAGACCTGCAGATGTCCCTGGGCAACCTGGCTTCGGTGCACATCCTGGGGGTGACCGGGGAGGCCGCGAATGGCGGCATCAGTGACCGGATCCCCCGGTTGAGTTTCGCGGTGCGTGATGTCCCGGCGGAAACCGTCCACCAGCGTCTGATCGACAATGGTCTGGTCACCACGCTCTGCCCGACCAGCCCACTGCTCAGCGAGATGGGGGTGGAGGAGATCGGTGGGGCAGTCACCGTCTCCCTTGGGCCCTTCAACACCTCAGCCGACGTGGACAACCTGGTCCGGGTCCTCGCCTCCCTGGCCTGA
- a CDS encoding antitoxin VbhA family protein, with amino-acid sequence MEDDPGWNARRRQVEAAEHNGRMEGREISAATRELAEEYISGGFDADELVAKVKERYRHG; translated from the coding sequence ATGGAAGATGATCCGGGCTGGAATGCACGGCGTCGGCAGGTTGAGGCGGCGGAACACAATGGTCGGATGGAGGGCCGGGAGATCAGTGCCGCCACCCGGGAACTGGCCGAGGAATACATCAGTGGCGGGTTCGATGCCGATGAACTGGTGGCCAAGGTGAAGGAGAGGTACCGCCATGGCTGA
- the wzt gene encoding galactan export ABC transporter ATP-binding subunit Wzt/RfbE yields MVSIDTYNACVDFPIFDAKSRSMKKAFLGAAGGAIGRNKNNTVVVEALKDVNLHLREGDRVGLVGHNGAGKSTLLRLLSGIYEPTRGSADIRGRVAPVFDLGVGMDPEISGYENIVIRGLFLGQTRKQMKAKMDDIAEFSELGEYLAMPLRTYSTGMRIRLALGVVTSIEPEILLLDEGIGAVDAAFMAKARNRLQEMVERSGILVFASHSNDFLAQLCNTALWVDHGTIKQTGMVDEVVEAYEGKGAADHVRRLITRIDAEKKGIPLEEPEN; encoded by the coding sequence ATGGTATCCATCGACACCTACAACGCCTGCGTTGATTTCCCCATCTTCGACGCCAAGTCCCGCTCCATGAAGAAGGCCTTCCTGGGGGCGGCCGGTGGCGCGATCGGACGGAACAAGAACAACACCGTCGTGGTTGAGGCCCTCAAGGATGTCAACCTGCACCTGCGCGAAGGTGACCGGGTTGGTCTGGTCGGGCACAACGGTGCCGGCAAATCCACCCTGCTGCGCCTGCTCTCCGGCATCTATGAACCCACCCGCGGTTCCGCGGACATCCGGGGCCGGGTGGCCCCCGTCTTCGACCTGGGTGTGGGCATGGACCCGGAGATCTCCGGCTATGAGAACATCGTCATCCGGGGTCTCTTCCTCGGCCAGACACGTAAGCAGATGAAGGCGAAGATGGATGATATCGCCGAATTCTCCGAGCTGGGTGAATACCTCGCCATGCCGCTGCGCACCTACTCCACCGGCATGCGCATCCGTCTGGCGTTGGGTGTGGTCACCTCCATCGAACCGGAGATCCTGCTTCTCGACGAAGGCATCGGCGCCGTCGACGCAGCCTTCATGGCCAAGGCCCGCAACCGCCTGCAGGAAATGGTGGAACGCTCCGGCATCCTGGTCTTCGCCTCCCACTCCAATGACTTCCTGGCCCAGCTGTGCAACACCGCCCTCTGGGTCGACCACGGCACCATCAAGCAGACCGGAATGGTCGACGAGGTCGTCGAAGCCTACGAGGGCAAGGGCGCGGCCGACCACGTCCGCCGCCTGATCACCCGGATCGACGCCGAGAAGAAGGGCATCCCGCTGGAGGAGCCCGAAAACTAG
- a CDS encoding hydantoinase/oxoprolinase family protein has protein sequence MNSAALQVAVDTGGTFTDIGVRRSDGSLAVWKVPSTPHAPDEAVMAGLKGAMAQQDASLTQIQRLVHGTTVATNTVLTRTGARVGLLTTAGFRDLLAIAHQARPSLYDSRITRVAPLVPGELVVEVAERMAADGQVLQALEESALVQVAEKLRALELDILVISFLNAYTNPAHEEQAAKRLQELGAAPRISTATSVTSEMREYERTSTAVVNAYVQPRISEYLSRLDTDIEQLQIPSKLWIMQSNGGLLSPRLASEHSARTVLSGLAGGVVGAAHWSRLLGLDHAVSFDIGGTSTDIALIRRGQPEETMAGEIDSLPLRLPSVSVHTIGAGGGSIAWVDSGGGLRVGPRSAGAEPGPVSYGSGGTELTVTDAHLVLGRLGPSLLGGRFQLDLHTARARMAEWGSQLGLGVEETAEGILSVITATMARGIRKVSVEQGVDVRSCHLIAFGGAGPLHGSDLMQELGMPSTVIPPTPGIASAVGMLDAPVRHDFATPVTTTTGLEDVFEALEKQAAQEMGTEEFLITRLVDARYIGQSYELSIEWTPDWSTQRERFDAAHEERYGFQDPVASMEVVVARLVATVPHQEVPQPTWHTGGTVEPGEHRPVYIEGAWWETPIFERAGIPAGAVIKGPAVLNQFDSTTYIRPDQEARCDEYGFLHLSRKETRA, from the coding sequence ATGAATTCAGCAGCTCTACAGGTGGCGGTGGACACCGGTGGCACCTTCACCGATATCGGGGTGCGCCGCAGTGATGGTTCCCTGGCGGTGTGGAAGGTACCCTCCACCCCACATGCCCCCGATGAGGCGGTGATGGCTGGGCTGAAGGGGGCGATGGCACAACAGGATGCCAGTCTCACCCAGATCCAGCGTCTGGTGCACGGCACCACCGTGGCCACCAATACCGTGCTCACCCGGACCGGGGCCAGGGTCGGGCTGCTGACCACCGCAGGTTTCCGGGACCTGCTGGCAATCGCCCACCAGGCCCGCCCCTCCCTCTATGACAGCCGCATCACCAGGGTGGCCCCGCTGGTCCCGGGCGAACTGGTCGTGGAGGTGGCGGAGCGGATGGCTGCCGATGGTCAGGTGCTGCAGGCACTGGAGGAGTCGGCACTGGTACAGGTGGCGGAAAAGCTCCGGGCCCTGGAACTGGACATCCTCGTCATCTCCTTCCTCAACGCCTACACCAACCCGGCACATGAGGAGCAGGCGGCCAAGCGGCTGCAGGAACTGGGGGCAGCCCCCAGGATCAGCACCGCCACCTCGGTGACCTCGGAGATGCGGGAATATGAACGCACCTCCACCGCGGTGGTCAACGCCTATGTGCAGCCCAGGATCTCCGAGTACCTCTCCCGGCTGGACACCGATATCGAGCAGTTGCAGATCCCCTCCAAACTGTGGATCATGCAGTCCAATGGTGGGCTGCTCAGCCCCCGCCTGGCCAGTGAACACAGCGCCCGCACCGTCCTCTCCGGGTTGGCCGGTGGGGTGGTGGGGGCCGCACACTGGTCCCGGTTGCTCGGCCTGGACCATGCCGTCAGCTTCGACATCGGGGGCACCAGCACCGATATCGCCTTGATCCGTAGGGGACAGCCCGAGGAGACCATGGCCGGGGAGATCGATTCCCTGCCACTGCGACTGCCCTCGGTATCGGTCCACACCATCGGTGCCGGTGGGGGTTCCATCGCCTGGGTGGATTCCGGTGGTGGTCTGCGGGTCGGCCCCCGGAGCGCGGGCGCGGAACCCGGGCCGGTCAGCTATGGCAGTGGTGGCACCGAACTCACCGTCACCGATGCCCACCTGGTGCTGGGGCGCCTGGGACCCAGTCTGCTGGGTGGGCGCTTCCAGCTGGACTTGCACACCGCCCGGGCGAGGATGGCGGAGTGGGGCAGCCAGCTGGGTCTGGGGGTGGAGGAGACCGCGGAGGGCATTCTGTCGGTCATCACCGCCACCATGGCCCGTGGCATCCGAAAGGTCAGTGTGGAACAGGGGGTGGACGTCCGCAGCTGCCACCTCATCGCCTTCGGTGGGGCAGGACCACTGCACGGCTCCGACCTGATGCAGGAACTGGGCATGCCCTCGACGGTGATCCCCCCGACCCCGGGCATCGCCTCTGCGGTGGGCATGCTGGATGCCCCCGTCCGACATGATTTCGCCACCCCGGTCACCACCACCACCGGACTGGAGGACGTCTTCGAGGCCCTGGAGAAACAGGCCGCCCAGGAAATGGGGACGGAGGAATTCCTGATCACCCGCCTGGTGGATGCCCGCTACATCGGCCAAAGCTATGAACTGAGCATCGAATGGACCCCGGACTGGTCAACCCAGCGGGAGCGTTTCGATGCCGCCCATGAGGAACGCTATGGCTTCCAGGACCCGGTGGCCAGCATGGAAGTGGTGGTGGCCAGACTGGTGGCCACCGTGCCGCACCAGGAAGTGCCACAACCAACCTGGCATACCGGGGGAACTGTGGAACCGGGGGAGCATCGCCCGGTCTATATCGAGGGTGCATGGTGGGAAACCCCGATCTTCGAACGCGCCGGAATCCCCGCTGGTGCAGTGATCAAGGGCCCGGCGGTGCTCAACCAGTTCGACTCCACCACCTATATCCGCCCCGACCAGGAAGCCCGCTGTGATGAATACGGTTTCCTGCACCTGAGCCGGAAGGAAACCCGGGCATGA
- a CDS encoding Fic/DOC family protein: protein MAEYQDPYLDEGSGILRNLVGATTQGELAEAEADLTFVRTLQLEDLELPETRDLTELKALHHHLFQDIYPWAGEIRTVDLRRSTEGFLPAIAIDRAAGITAGDLRTDHYLRGRNRENFIARLAHHYDQFNYIHPFREGNGRTQRIFWSRVAAAAGWELDWTRADQEDNDSASRVAAEERDLRPLQEMLAKVVKEAPEN, encoded by the coding sequence ATGGCTGAATATCAGGACCCCTACCTGGATGAGGGAAGCGGCATCCTGCGGAATCTGGTGGGTGCCACCACCCAGGGGGAACTGGCGGAGGCGGAGGCGGACCTGACCTTCGTCCGCACCCTCCAGCTGGAAGATCTGGAGCTTCCCGAAACCCGGGACCTGACGGAACTCAAGGCTCTCCACCACCACCTCTTCCAGGACATCTATCCCTGGGCCGGTGAGATCCGCACCGTGGATCTGCGCCGCAGCACCGAGGGATTCCTCCCGGCGATCGCCATCGACCGGGCCGCCGGCATCACGGCCGGTGATCTACGCACCGACCACTACCTGCGGGGGCGTAACCGGGAGAATTTCATCGCCCGACTGGCCCACCACTATGACCAGTTCAACTACATCCATCCCTTCCGGGAGGGCAATGGTCGCACCCAGCGGATCTTCTGGTCCCGGGTGGCGGCTGCCGCGGGGTGGGAACTGGACTGGACCCGGGCGGATCAGGAAGACAATGACTCCGCCAGCCGGGTTGCTGCGGAGGAGCGGGATCTTAGGCCCCTGCAGGAGATGCTGGCCAAGGTGGTGAAGGAGGCCCCGGAAAACTAG
- the glfT1 gene encoding galactofuranosyltransferase GlfT1 has product MSDPSALPHLNRSNTTAAVIVTHKRVELLRASLEQVCRQTKPVDWVIVVDNGNEPPVQELLEELAGERGVYVPSKTNLGGAGGFALGFLSALSLGAEAVWCADDDGRPADEKVLATLYEVAEQHRLHEISPVVCNIEDPGALAFPLRQGLVWRRRLEELEGDFLPGIASLFNGALISARAMEIIGVPDYRLFIRGDEVEYHRRLVRSGLNFGTCLRAAYLHPDGSDEFKPILGGKMHTQYPDNESKRFFTYRNRGYVMSQPGMRKLLPQEYARFGWFFLIRRRDPKGFREWLKLHRLGRQERFTRP; this is encoded by the coding sequence ATGTCAGATCCCAGCGCCCTGCCCCACCTCAACCGCAGCAACACCACCGCCGCGGTGATCGTCACCCACAAACGCGTCGAACTGCTGCGCGCCTCCCTGGAGCAGGTCTGCCGCCAGACCAAGCCGGTGGACTGGGTGATCGTGGTGGACAACGGCAATGAACCCCCGGTCCAGGAATTGCTGGAGGAACTCGCTGGAGAGCGCGGGGTATACGTGCCCTCCAAGACGAACCTGGGTGGGGCAGGCGGCTTCGCACTCGGCTTCCTCAGCGCCCTAAGCCTGGGTGCGGAGGCGGTGTGGTGCGCCGATGATGACGGCCGCCCCGCCGATGAGAAGGTGCTGGCCACCCTCTACGAGGTTGCCGAACAACACCGTCTACACGAGATCTCCCCGGTGGTCTGCAATATCGAGGACCCCGGCGCGCTGGCCTTCCCACTGCGCCAGGGGCTGGTCTGGCGGCGCCGTCTGGAAGAACTCGAAGGTGATTTCCTGCCCGGCATCGCCAGCCTCTTCAACGGTGCCCTGATCAGTGCCCGTGCCATGGAGATCATCGGGGTGCCGGACTACCGGCTGTTCATCCGCGGGGATGAGGTGGAATACCACCGTCGCCTGGTCCGTTCGGGACTGAACTTCGGCACCTGCCTACGCGCCGCCTACCTGCATCCGGACGGTTCCGATGAGTTCAAGCCGATCCTGGGCGGGAAGATGCACACCCAGTACCCCGACAATGAAAGCAAACGCTTCTTCACCTACCGCAACCGCGGTTATGTGATGAGCCAGCCCGGCATGCGAAAATTACTGCCCCAGGAGTATGCCCGTTTCGGCTGGTTCTTCCTCATCCGGCGCCGCGATCCGAAGGGATTCCGGGAGTGGCTCAAGCTCCACCGCCTGGGCCGGCAGGAACGCTTCACCCGGCCTTGA
- the wzm gene encoding galactan export ABC transporter permease subunit Wzm/RfbD, with product MTRVEVDNVPPSESATFKMAWQDLVRGFQQRELWLSLGWQDIKQRYRRSVLGPLWITIATGVMAVALGLLYSVLFKIPLAEFLPHVTVGLIMWNFISGCIKEGSDIFIDNEGLIKQLPSALSVHVYRLVWKQLLFLCHNLVIWVILMLVFPRDLGWEVLLVIPAMALLVLNGVWVAMFFGIVATRYRDVSPLLEAGTQLLFYVTPIVWMTSTLQENVAELGSRARLAELNPLYHYLEIVRAPMIGADLPAYHWWVVIGFTVAGLCLAMLAMKQWRFRVSYWV from the coding sequence ATGACCCGGGTCGAGGTCGACAATGTACCCCCTTCCGAGTCGGCGACCTTCAAGATGGCCTGGCAAGACCTGGTCCGTGGCTTCCAGCAGCGTGAGCTCTGGCTGTCCCTGGGTTGGCAGGACATCAAGCAGCGCTACCGGCGTTCAGTGCTGGGCCCGCTGTGGATCACCATCGCCACCGGCGTGATGGCCGTTGCCCTGGGCCTGCTCTACTCCGTGCTCTTCAAGATCCCGCTGGCGGAGTTCCTGCCGCATGTCACCGTCGGGCTGATCATGTGGAACTTCATCTCCGGCTGCATCAAGGAGGGGTCCGATATCTTCATCGACAATGAGGGGCTGATCAAACAGCTCCCCTCAGCCCTGTCGGTGCATGTCTACCGCCTGGTGTGGAAGCAACTGCTCTTCCTGTGCCACAACCTGGTGATCTGGGTGATCCTGATGCTGGTCTTCCCCCGTGACCTGGGCTGGGAGGTGCTGCTGGTGATTCCGGCGATGGCACTGCTGGTGCTCAACGGGGTGTGGGTGGCCATGTTCTTCGGGATCGTCGCCACCCGCTACCGGGATGTCTCCCCCTTGCTGGAGGCCGGCACCCAGCTGCTGTTCTATGTCACCCCGATTGTCTGGATGACCTCCACCCTGCAGGAGAATGTCGCCGAGCTGGGCTCCCGGGCCCGTCTGGCGGAACTCAACCCCCTGTACCACTACCTCGAGATCGTCCGCGCCCCGATGATCGGCGCCGACCTGCCCGCCTACCACTGGTGGGTGGTCATCGGCTTCACCGTCGCCGGGCTGTGCCTCGCCATGCTGGCGATGAAACAGTGGCGTTTCCGCGTCAGCTACTGGGTTTAG
- a CDS encoding GtrA family protein produces the protein MKFIISGGISAIPDLGLTLILQMFFGVGPVLARTVGFIVGTLTAYFLNRRWTFKAEPSTRRFLAVTLLYAITWGVNVGLHRLGYNLFTEWGLQGGLAIICAYVIAQGIATVLNFVVQRTIIFRFI, from the coding sequence ATGAAGTTCATCATCTCCGGTGGCATCTCCGCCATCCCGGACCTGGGGCTGACCCTCATTCTGCAGATGTTCTTCGGGGTGGGCCCGGTGCTCGCCCGGACGGTCGGTTTCATCGTGGGCACCCTGACCGCCTACTTCCTCAACCGTCGCTGGACCTTCAAGGCGGAGCCCTCCACCCGTCGTTTCCTTGCGGTGACCCTGCTGTATGCCATCACCTGGGGGGTGAATGTGGGGCTGCACCGCCTGGGCTACAACCTCTTCACGGAGTGGGGGTTGCAGGGTGGGCTGGCGATCATCTGTGCCTATGTCATCGCGCAGGGTATTGCCACGGTGCTGAACTTCGTGGTGCAGCGCACCATCATCTTCAGGTTCATCTAG